TATTCGCTTGCCTGCACTGATGATCCTCGGTTAAGTAGCAGCTATAGTTCGTTTATAAGTATTATATAGGATTAGCAAGTCTGTCGACCTAACAAGTAGTTTTTGGGACCAAAAACTGCCTTTCTGTTTACAGTGCATCAGTAATACTGTTGTGGCCCTAAAAAAAAGTAACACTGTTATTTGCATCTATCATTTTAGTACTCGCGGTAAACGTCTCGTCCGGACATCAaaggctcctttgattcaaaggaattctatGGAATTTTTGGAGGATTGAAATTCTTACAAAATTTTCTTATGTTGGTACTTTGAGTCATAGCATTGGATTTCATAGGAATTTTTTCTATGAAATCTTTTATACTACATTTCATAAAAAAAATCTAACATCCACCCCAACCTCTTTTTACAATTTCTTTATTTTTCCTCTTGCATCAAACACTCCTTGCTAATCTTACACTAGGATTTAAGTGTACATGCCACTCTAATCCTATACCCTTCctaacccgcaaaaaaaaaatcctataccTTTCCTATTTATGTATTTCTAGAAtcatgtgaatcaaagaggccctaagttTCTTCACCATATTTGTTACtctctccatcccataatataagagcgtttttgccACTATGGTAGTGTcaaaaagctcttatattatgaaacggagggagtagcttgcaaaatttcatcaccaTATGTCATCCGTGGAAATCGTGAAGAAAAAAAAAATCAATGCTCAAACGcattttggagcatcaattttttCTCACAttttccacgaatgtcatttcgtgatgaaattttgcaagctacaaaaacatttgtcaatgtttcacacacaaaaaaaatcCAGAATACTGTCCAGAAAATCATGAGAACCCTCAAAAATTCTTGAAAGAAGCAGCAAGAGCCAATCCGGTCCAGAATACTGGAAAGCAGCCCTGCGGAAACAAGCTCTGGGATCTTCTCATTTCGTTTCTCAAAGCTTTGGCTTTAGTACAGTCTACTgtagcacgaaatctagtttcagTCTTGTAGCCACAAGACTCAGGACAAGCGCTGTCCCAGGCTACTCTTCAAGCAAAAATTCTCACCTTATTCGGCAAAGGGGTGCTCCAATTAGCTTCCACATTTCTCGTGAGCAATCTCCTGCCTCACTTGGGGGGTTTAGCTGTGTTATTACCTTATTTGGGTCGAGCATCCCATGTCTTTCTGCTCCGGGCACTATACGGATGCCAACAGATTCCAAAGAAACAAACAGTTTCCCTTTCCAGTATCGCTCAACCGAGATATTTAGTTCTTACAAGACCAGCAAATTGGTAATTGAAAAGAGAGGCAGAGAGCTGAGGGAAACCCGTTGTGAGTGATCGCCATCAAAGCGCTCGCTACACGAAAACCTGGTATCACCTGCAACCACAACAGTAGAGTTCAATGCACTAGATAGAACTAGAGACAAAAGGACCACAACGTTTAAAGGAGCAGAAAAACTACGGCCACAGGCATCAGCAATACACAAGACTCCTGCTTGATCACCAGCTCCAAGCGCCCTATTGGCTCCAGCCGGAGCCTCACGCATCTGACCAGCAAGATACGTCACAATCGCCAACGGCTGATTGACCGCTTCCTGAAGCTTGGTTTTATCACCACCTTTCAGAAGACCTGCCCAATATAAATGGAAGAAGCACACAAACTAGCTACAGCTTAATATGAGGATCATCAGTGAAGTGAATACTACACCCCTGTCACTATATATACTACTCGTCTCCATATTCATCCGACTCATGGCCGTCGTCTTCCTTGATGGTGAAGTCATTGCTACCTAGGTACATGTAGTCCTCCTCGAGTCCATCATGGATCCAGTTCGTAACATAATCGCCATTACTTAGAATGCGGTCGTTGTTGTACACCTCCCGATAGTAGCCGTTGTCATATAGATCTTCTCCGCGGACCATCTTCCCAAACTCCACCTCGTGCCCATGGAATCCCTCCCCACTAGCCGGGTGCACAATCCTGATCCCTTCTAGCTCGCAGAAAAGGCAGCGCACTGGCTCTGACACACGTATGCAGACCACAATTAGTAATCATAGCAGAGATTTACACCCACTTAATTTTTTTTAACAAAACAGACAACATCAGTATTTAACCTACAGAATATATAAACATATAATCCctctgtaacttaatataagatgtttttaaaCACTTACAGCATCTCAAAAAAGTCTTCTATTaaattacagagggagtactttctaTCTTGACTTCAGAAGTAAGATTCTGGTGAGTTGATTGTGTGTGTGATATGAGCATCAGACCAGTTAATGAAGATCCATATCTATCTATCTGATGATAAAGAGAATCTTATCTTAAACATAAGAGCGGGAGCATACCAGCCCCTGGTGTTGGAAAATCCACAGGGCAACATAAAAGCTGGCTATCCTTGTCGCCATCATCGTCATTGCTAAGCTCAGCAAAGAAGAGTACTGGAACTGAACCTACAGAGCCAACATCCTGCGTCACCAGAAAGTTGGCATGTATGTGATGGTAGTAGTCATCGTCGAAACGAGTTTTTCGCTTCCAGTCACGACCAGATACGGATACATTCACACCGCAGATCACATGAAGCCGGTAACAGGCGTGCCCCTGTAAGACGGCAGAAAACGAGCAAATCAGCAGGTGTGTCATTCAAATTAAGGGGAAGCTCTAAATCATGcaatgaaacaaaacaaaaaagctaATAAGCATCCATGGAGGTCGGCAGCAGCAAGTTCCACCACATGTTTTGATCAAGTAGGCCTTTAGACTGATGGAATTGCTATTAAAAGATGTAGAGGTTTCTGTGGACTGTAGGATAAATTAACTAATCAAACGAGGTCCATCAGCTGTTTTGATCGAGTGGCTTTTTCGTTGATGTAATTTTggacacaaacaaacaaatatatATAGAGGTATCTTCTGAGGAATAAACTAACTCACCGAATTCTGCATCTCATATCTGCTTAGTGCAGCCTTGACCTTTCTGGAGATTCTTTTATGATCCCTTCGCTGTTTGCGTCCCTCTGACATGCTAAGATTGAATGCCCGTTCACAAACGGCAACTGGCTGCTTCTGCTGGGCTGAGATGCCAGTGGAATTGAAAGCAGATGACAATAGCATGGCAAGCTGCTGGACACACTGAGAGGAGAGCTGTTGTTGGCCCCCATTATCTGACAGCAGTAACAGGACTTCAGGTTTCCTGCATGAACTGAGGAATCCTGCCTGGGCATCGGGTCTGGGATGCCATGCCGCAATTGCAGCAGCCCTGaaggcttcttcttgttcttcctggACACCGCTGCACTGCTTTGTCGCGGCCAAGTCGAGATCCATGTCGAGCAGGATCCTTATGGCCTGATCGGCATTGAGACCTTTGTCATGGGTGCAGAGGAAAGAGACAAGTCCATACAAGGATCGTGCTTCAATCCGCATCAGGTTCAAGGTGCCGAGAATGTCGAGCTCGTCCAGTTGACTCAGTGGTGGGAAGGTGGCTTCGTACCAGATGGTGTTGACGATGATGTTGGTGACAGAATCGAAAGGGCCGTAGCAATGGCCAGCCTTGAGCATGCTCCGGTGGTACCGAGACCGCAGGTCGCCGCC
This window of the Triticum aestivum cultivar Chinese Spring chromosome 5D, IWGSC CS RefSeq v2.1, whole genome shotgun sequence genome carries:
- the LOC123119292 gene encoding uncharacterized protein, coding for MLAAAADPVGGASALVGVADMDMKQRSLDGLVAFLTCFFPHLTDWEAVRYLVLAEADPLVAARIVVDDRRTKCFRPGSAATNGALRLALKCATVAAKHPCPSELAGVWLSMCSSLDTLEKAVSLLNSPGDILHTLAKQTPYVPCPAPVGIGSSLIRPWELAARRSKHAATVTHQYSWSLRRVLLHTIHGFYLQALARMPGGDLRSRYHRSMLKAGHCYGPFDSVTNIIVNTIWYEATFPPLSQLDELDILGTLNLMRIEARSLYGLVSFLCTHDKGLNADQAIRILLDMDLDLAATKQCSGVQEEQEEAFRAAAIAAWHPRPDAQAGFLSSCRKPEVLLLLSDNGGQQQLSSQCVQQLAMLLSSAFNSTGISAQQKQPVAVCERAFNLSMSEGRKQRRDHKRISRKVKAALSRYEMQNSGHACYRLHVICGVNVSVSGRDWKRKTRFDDDYYHHIHANFLVTQDVGSVGSVPVLFFAELSNDDDGDKDSQLLCCPVDFPTPGAEPVRCLFCELEGIRIVHPASGEGFHGHEVEFGKMVRGEDLYDNGYYREVYNNDRILSNGDYVTNWIHDGLEEDYMYLGSNDFTIKEDDGHESDEYGDE